The Streptomyces sp. BHT-5-2 genomic interval ACGTCCCGCGGACCCGGCACGGGACCGGGCCGAACCGCAGGGCCACACCCGGGCCGCCACACCCGGAGGCCGCCCGTGACCCCTAGGAGGAGCGCACCGGATCCTTGGCGCCCTCGGGTGTTCCGGCCGTCCGCGCCGCGGCGGCCGGAGCACCCGTGTCGGGGTCCGCGGACCCCAGCAGATTGCTCTGGCCGATCAGGTAGCCCGCGTGCAGCCGGCTGCGGGCGCCCAACTGGTCCATGATCTCCGCGATGTGGCGCTGGCAGCTGCGCAGCCCCATGCCGAGGCGCCGGGCGATGGCGCGGTCGTCGAGGCCGGACACCAGCAGCCGCATGATGTCCTGTTTGACCTCCGACGACAGCGCCCGCACCTGCTCCAACTGGTAGCCCGCCGAGAACGGCGTGGCGGTCAGCCAGGTCCGCTCGAAGGCGGCGACGGCGAAGTCGACGATGCTCTGGTCGTGGACCAGCACGCCGCCGTGCGGATGGCCGTGGTACGAGATCACCGCGGTCTTCCGGTCGAAGACGATCATTCGCGCGAACCCGTCGCTGAGGGTCCGCACCTCGGCCCCGAGCTGGGCGACGCGCTCCACGTAGGCGACGGTCGGCTGGTTGTAGCGCGCGGTGTGCTGGTAGAGCGTGCGGATCTTGACACCGCGGCGCAGCATGTCCTCGTCCCGCACGATCGCCTCTTCGAGGACCGGCGTGGGACGGCCGCCGCCGGGCTGCGAGGTGAGCATCTCGGTGGTGCAGCACGCGCCCAGCTCGGTGAGCATGCTGCGCACCGACTTGAGCGTCTGCAGGATCTCGATGCCCGAACTCTGCAGCCACTTGGCCCGGGTGGTGGCGT includes:
- a CDS encoding helix-turn-helix transcriptional regulator, which produces MRLEASGLTKLSAVGVSVYELALNSPAVLPASLPGQLGKSVEEVEEALGQLSAMGLLCPADDKPGMLTAVSPDSAAAQTLFPMEQALRDQQSAVTQVRAELERLRPLYATTRAKWLQSSGIEILQTLKSVRSMLTELGACCTTEMLTSQPGGGRPTPVLEEAIVRDEDMLRRGVKIRTLYQHTARYNQPTVAYVERVAQLGAEVRTLSDGFARMIVFDRKTAVISYHGHPHGGVLVHDQSIVDFAVAAFERTWLTATPFSAGYQLEQVRALSSEVKQDIMRLLVSGLDDRAIARRLGMGLRSCQRHIAEIMDQLGARSRLHAGYLIGQSNLLGSADPDTGAPAAAARTAGTPEGAKDPVRSS